The genomic window CCTCGAAAGAAATCATGAATACGTTTTTGATCTTTTTAAAACAATAAAACCAAGAGATGAAGTTGAGGGTAGTGGTATGGGGCTTTCTATCATCCGAAAATTACTCGACTCTCTAAACTGTGTAATAAGTGTTAGCTCAGATGGCAAAAATGGTAGCTGCTTTACTTTTACATGGCCTAAGAGATAACTTAGTTAGTCTGATTGGTATTATACCAATCGGACTAATTAATTGATCACTTAGCGAGGAATAAAAGCCTTAGAGGCAAGGCATTGATTGAAGATAATGCCTTATCTAAATCGTTTTTTTCTCCCTCTGCAACATGCATTTTGAATGGTCACGGGTATAGATGTTTACGAAGAGAGCCGATTGACAATATTTGGGTCCATTGATCTTGCAGGATTAAAATTTATTCAATTTAAAACGGATTTACTCGGGTTCACGAGTAGGTTCACTCAAAAATAATTTCAAAGTATTCATTACTTTATCTTTATCAATTGGTTTAACTAAGTAGTCATTCATGCCAGCATCTAAGCATTTCTGTTTATCACCCAGCATTGCGTTGGCGGTCATCGCTACAATTGGAATGTTTTGATATCTAGCACCAGCTGTTCCTTGGCGTATTAATGTGGTTGCTTCGTATCCATCCATTTCGGGCATTTGGCAATCCATAAAAATGAAATTGAACAAATCACTGTCTTCGCTTATGTTCAGTTTAGCTAAAGCATCTTTACCGTTTACTGCAACTACACAGTTATCAAATCCTAATTTATTCAACATCCCCACAGCGACCATTTGGTTGACACGAATATCATCAACCAGTAATAACTTAACATCTTTAGTCCAATTTAAACCAGAGAGTGGTAATTCTAGGTTTTTTTCAGCATCAATAGCCAGATTTGTTTGTACTTCTTTAGTGTCTAGTTTGTCTGAGCTGTCAAGTATTACACTTAATGCTTGATGTAAACCTGCAGTAGTCAGTGGTTTAGGAAAGTAGCCATTTAAGCCTAATTTGAGACCGTCAACTAAATCATGTTGGTTACTCATTTGTGTCATAAGTACTATTTTAAGTGACGCTAAGCTAGCATAAGATCGGAGTGTTTTGACAAAAATTAACCCTTCTAAATCTGGCATATCTCGATTGAAAATCACTAAGTCAAATTGAGGCGTGTTTTCTTGGGATATTAATAATGATAATGCTTGCGGTCCACGGGTTATTAAGTGGGTCTCAATCTGCCAACGATCTAATTGTCGTTTAATGACATTCCCACAAGACGAATTGTTTTCAACAATCAACACTCGTTTACCTTGTAAGGCTTTTAAGGGGAGTGGCGATAGTGACTCTGACGATTTTTCTAATAATAATTCACAAATAAACACACTGCCTTGGTCACCATTACTTTCAACACTGACGGTGCCTTGCATGCATAAACAAAGATTTTTAACAATTGTAAGGCCAAGTCCGGTTCCACCATATTCTCGCGTAGTAGAGCTATCTACTTGGGTAAAGGCCTGAAATAATTCGGCGTGTTTATCTTTTGCAATACCAATGCCGGTATCAGCAACTTCTATCGTTATACCCCAATAACGCTGAGAATAATGCTTTTGTTTAACACGAATAATCACCTCGCCCTGTTTAGTAAATTTAATCGCATTACCCGCTAAATTAGTTATTATTTGGCGAATACGATTTGAGTCACCTTTAACTAATGGCGCTTCAATGCCTACCAAGTCTAAAATCAGCTCTAAACCTTTCTGCTGGGCGTTTTGCACCAATGCTTCAGCCACATCCCCAACCATATTTGCTAAATTGAAACTTATATTCTCAATGATTAATTTGTTAGCATCTATTTTTGAACAGTCTAAAACATCATTAATTAACGACAATAGTGAGTTGGCACTTTGCTGAGCAATACCAATATGATGTTCTTGTTCTTGGTCTAATGTTGAGTCTTTCACTAAATCAAGCATACCGATAACGCCATTCATCGGTGTTCTTATTTCGTGACTCATGCTGGCAAAAAATTCATTTTTAGCGATTACAGCAACTTCGGCTAGCTCTTTTGCTTCAGTCAGGGCGATTTCATTTTCTACTCGGTCGGTCACATCATAATTAACGCCGATCATTGATATGGGATTATTATCATTATCAAATCTTAATATTGCCGAGGCTTTAAGGTGTCTAATGTCACCTTTTGGCGTAATCACCCTAAACTGAGTATCATACTTACGATGACTTTCCACGGCTTGTTGATATTCAGCCGTCGCTCTAGCAACATCGTCAGGATGTAAACCTTGCTCCCATGCTTCATAGGCACCGGAGAATTGATCAGGAGCCAGCCCGTAAAGCCTGAACATCCAATCATCCCACGTTAATTCATTGGTAACGAGGTTAAGTTCCCAAATGCCAATTCCTGCAGAGTCGGCTGCTAATGCCATACGCTGGCTGTGTTCTGCTATTTTATATTGCGCCGTCACTTTGTCGGTAATATCTTGGAAAGAGCCTAATATGCGAATACACTGACCTTGATTGAATTCAGCTCGACCGAGTGCAGAAACCCAAATTTTGTTATCTTTTGCT from Colwellia sp. PAMC 20917 includes these protein-coding regions:
- a CDS encoding hybrid sensor histidine kinase/response regulator, with product MEKYSNMRVLIVEDDKADFIILKQLLIRAISGGISLFWVDNLQSAQAKIANEQFDFYFIDNRLGPELGLSLIPLIKQQYQNAPPIVILSGVDDHQMDLAAMREGADDYVIKDELTVRLLEKTVRYSLKNKKFETKLLAQQLLMEQMGQQARIGAWEVDLVNNRLIWSDMTKEIHQVPNDYQPDLSTAINFYKEGKSRNTIQALVSKCREDGKPFEQVLQLITAKDNKIWVSALGRAEFNQGQCIRILGSFQDITDKVTAQYKIAEHSQRMALAADSAGIGIWELNLVTNELTWDDWMFRLYGLAPDQFSGAYEAWEQGLHPDDVARATAEYQQAVESHRKYDTQFRVITPKGDIRHLKASAILRFDNDNNPISMIGVNYDVTDRVENEIALTEAKELAEVAVIAKNEFFASMSHEIRTPMNGVIGMLDLVKDSTLDQEQEHHIGIAQQSANSLLSLINDVLDCSKIDANKLIIENISFNLANMVGDVAEALVQNAQQKGLELILDLVGIEAPLVKGDSNRIRQIITNLAGNAIKFTKQGEVIIRVKQKHYSQRYWGITIEVADTGIGIAKDKHAELFQAFTQVDSSTTREYGGTGLGLTIVKNLCLCMQGTVSVESNGDQGSVFICELLLEKSSESLSPLPLKALQGKRVLIVENNSSCGNVIKRQLDRWQIETHLITRGPQALSLLISQENTPQFDLVIFNRDMPDLEGLIFVKTLRSYASLASLKIVLMTQMSNQHDLVDGLKLGLNGYFPKPLTTAGLHQALSVILDSSDKLDTKEVQTNLAIDAEKNLELPLSGLNWTKDVKLLLVDDIRVNQMVAVGMLNKLGFDNCVVAVNGKDALAKLNISEDSDLFNFIFMDCQMPEMDGYEATTLIRQGTAGARYQNIPIVAMTANAMLGDKQKCLDAGMNDYLVKPIDKDKVMNTLKLFLSEPTREPE